The Hippopotamus amphibius kiboko isolate mHipAmp2 chromosome 3, mHipAmp2.hap2, whole genome shotgun sequence genomic interval GCGATGGGCGGAGGCGGCGGCGTCCCAGAGCCGGAGGACTCGGTGCTGTTCCGGCGCGGCACGGGCCAGAGTGATGATTCTGACATTTGGGATGATACAGCATTGATAAAAGCTTATGATAAAGCTGTGGCTTCATTTAAGCACGCTCTAAAGAATGGTGACATTTCCGAAGCTTCAGAAAAACCAAGAGGCACACCTAAAAGAAAACCTGCTAAgaagagtaaaagccaaagaaagaatACCACAACTCCCTTGAAGCAGTGGAAAGTTGGTGACAAATGTTCGGCCATTTGGTCAGAAGACGGCTGCGTTTACCCAGCTATCATTGCCTCGATTGATTTTAAGAGAGAAACCTGTGTTGTGCTTTACACTGGATATGGAAATAGAGAGGAGCAAAATCTGTCTGATCTACTTTCTCCAACCTCTGAAGTAGCTAATAATATAGAAGAAAATGCTCaggagaatgaaaatgaaagtcaaaTTTCAACAGATGAAAGTGAGAACTCCTCCAGGTCTCCTGTAAATAAACCAAGTAACTTCAAATCAAAAGCTGCTCCTTGGAACTCTTTTCTCCCTCCACCACCCCATATGCCAGGACCAGATCTGGGACCAGGAAAGCCAGGTCTAAAATTCAATGgcccaccgccaccaccaccaccaccaccacacttACTGTCATGATGGCTGCCTCCATTTCCTTCTGGACCTCCAATAattcccccaccacctcccctaTGTCCAGATTCTCTGGATGATACTGATGCTTTGGGAAGTATGTTAATCTCTTGGTACATGAGTGGTTATCATACTGGTTACTATATGAGTGTAAGCTCCATGGGagcagggaccttgtctgtctCGTAACCTCGAATCTCTAGCATCTGGAATAGTGCCCAGTTCATAGGTTTCAAACAAAGCCAAAAAGAAGGAAGGTGCTCACATTTCAATTAAGGAGTAAGTCTGCCATCGTTATAAAAGAGAATcttgctttttttaataaattttatagtttgcaaaaaatatatgtttaaaaattgaaatattgaaAAGTAGAAAAGTTAGTGTAAAACAATATTAAAGACATTTTGATGCAAAAACTATTTGATAAAAGATTGATCTACAATCCCCTCTAGAATTCGCATGATGTCAAAGTATCATCTCAGCAAATACTTGTTGGTTGGTGGTATGGAAAGGAAAACATACCTTTATAATAAGGAGATCCTTAGAATCAGAGATGAAAGTTTGCATCACTGCAGTCAGATTTGCTTTTTGATTTGAGATGCAGAATGAAATACACTATATTACCTATGAAGTGTTCTGGTCAAAAAAGTTTAACTGGAATTTAAACAAATCTTTCAGATCTACTGGAAATACTGGGGATAGAGCAACAAGTTAAATGACACCACAAAAGAAATGATTAGACAGATCCAGAACGTGGGATGTTGTAGAAGATAACTGGCCTTTCTTCAAAAAGTCAGtgtcatgaaagagaaaatgacacGGAGTGGGTAACTATCCCAGATTAAAAGTGACTTGAGATATGACAGCCAAATGCAATGTGGTGTCCTTCATTAGACCCTGGTTTTGAAAAGCCATTTATAAGAGACTTGGGGGTtgaggaaatttgaatatggactgcATTTTACATGATTTTAGATAATTATTGCTAATTTTAGGAGCTGTGATAAGGGCATTGTAGTTTCTAGAAGAATGTCTTTAAATGTGCATACTAAAGTACTTAGAAGTGAAGTGTTATAGTGTCTGTAATACGTTTCTAAATGATTTAGCAAGATGTATACGTGTGTGCGTGAAGCATATGTGGCTGTTATTGAATCTAAGTGGTGTTCATGTGGTTGTTCATTGtactgtttttttctattttctgtatgtttgaaaagtACATAAGAAAAATGTTCAGTGTTTTTAACTAAATTAGTAAAAGCTATGTGTCtgttcttgtaaaaaaaaaaaaaaagaaaagaaacccacttTCTTATACCATTTTCAAGTTTTCCAGAGGATATTGAAGTTTGCCAGATATTGATTGGATTGATCAACtcctttcatatgtttattatagTCTAATATACCAGTGGGCTTAGTTATCTGATGGCCAGTcctcctgtcttcctttcctgTAGATGCTATGGAGGCATCATGGATACTTATCACCATGCTGACTAGCttcttgtatttccatataaGAAGAATCACTTCTTCCTTCCATACGAATGCCATTTCTCCCCTCTGTAGATTTTtagatttctcctttaattgGTTTCATAAACCATGATCCTCTCTTACAGTCCccaaaactgtttttgtttttcaacaatATTTCAGATGTGGACACACTGATGTAATACTGTCTTGGCAAATATGGTGCCATGAACCAAGATGAGGTTGTcagaccaataatattgtttCTTGAAGTTTCATTCCTTCACCATGTAAATCTTAAGGTTGCACACAATCCAGTTTCTCTTTCGCTAACAATCCTGACCAAAGTTCCATATTTTGTAAGTTTTCCAGGGTTATAAGTTGTGAATCTGAGTCATCCTCTCCACTTTATCATTGCCTCATCAAGTGATAGCTCTTGTTTGGGTATATAGATTGATTGAAATTTTggtagaaaataatccaaaagaggtTTCACTTTTGAAATTCTGTCTACAGGAAGTGGAATTTTCAAGTTATGCTTAAATTGAAGAAATGTCATTATTTGTTTGAACCTTCTTGTCATAATCTTTGGAAAGATAAGTGTTTCAAGTAAGAGATCAGTCAACCAATATTCTTTCCAACGTGACTTTCTAATTGGTCCCATCAACTTGAAAAAGTTGTTATGaaaaattaattctgttatttCACTAACACTTTGCATGTTATTACATTCAATAGTTACACCTGACACACCTGTAAAGTCTTCTAATTTTCATGAAATGTCTTCAATCTGCTCTTCTGTAGAAGCAAAGGAGCATTCTCCATCACTATGAGTTTCACTTTCACTATGCGTATCAGAACCAATCAGTAAGGTTTTTTGCCTGTTTATTGGTCTAATATTCACATCATCTGAATCAGAACTATCATCTTCTGAGACACTAGCATATGTTTTGCTTGGACACTTAAAATTTCACGATGCATCATTTTTGAAAATGCGTTTATAATATACACAATGTTggaacaaaaacctaataatagaGCAAAATGTGAATGATAACAATCATAAGTCGTATAATGAATCTTTGATCAATCTTAAACTCTAACAACTTCACATGGTGATGTTAATTGTGTCACTCTCTAAAAACGTTTGATACATCTCCAGTCAATAATGTTTGGGtaacaaaaaatgaattaatatgtctctggtcaataatgtgttaagtgatcttcaatccttACTATATATTTGGTTTTCCTATTGGGATTTTCAATTTCCTGtatattcttacttcttttccatttaagaGACGATCCTTCAGCATTTTCTTAGGGTATGTTTAGTATTGCTGAGTTCttagaatttttgtttctctgagaagttctttatctttcttttcggCAGTGTACCCTaatttgtaggtttttcccttttagggctttgcaagccagaaaggggtgatgatatattcaaagcttctgtggagaaatcagctgatagccttatggggttcctttgtatgtgactcttgctgcctttaggatcctctctttaactttagctgttttaattatgatatattttgGTGGTGTCTGGGTTCATCTTTTCCAGACTCTCTGTCATTCTTGTACCTGAAtatatgtttccttctttagatttgggaagtttttttttttttttagtattttttaaaaattgaagtttacTTGATTTAccatatttcaggtgtacagcaaagtaatttggtttatatatgtgttctttttcagattcttttccattataggttattacaagatattgaatatagttccctgtgctacacagcaggtcctttttgtttaacatatatacactactgtatatgaaaTAGACAAGCCCAGATtcctaattcatcccccccccaacttccctttagtaaccataaatgTGTTTTCAATGTCtgcgagtctatttctgttttgtaaataagttcatttgtaccttttttttttttagattccatatataagcaatatcatatgtttgtctttctttgtcttacttcacttagtatgataatctctacgtcCTTGCATGTTGCTGCTTGGACATTTACAAAGGTCTGAAAGACAACCAAGGAATAGGGCATAGGTTGTATGATATGGTTAATTTCCTATACAAAGATAGTCAAGACTGGAAGAGGTGGCTATTTATGCATCTAATGCATATACAGCACAGATTGTGAAGCAAAATAAACCAGAATATGTTctgaagaaaagaacaagataaaacctcaggaaaaaaatattaatgaaacagAGGTAAGTAATATACCTGAAAAAGAGTTTAAAGCAATGGTCATAAGGATACTCACCAAGATCAGGAGAACAATGCATGAAAGATATgagaatttaaataaacaaacagaaaatataagaaagtaccaaactgAAATCATAGAGCTGAAAAATGAGctgaaaaaattcaatagaggGGTTCAGCACCAGACTAGATAAAGCAGAAGACAGGACCAGCAAACTCATTTTACCAGGCCAGCATTACTTTGATAGTAAAACCAGAAAAGGACACCACAAGAAGagaaattataggccaatatccctgatgaatgtagatgcaaaaatattagcaaaccaagttcaacaatacattaaaaggatcatacaccatgatcaagtggaatttatcccagtgATGCAAGGGTGGCTCAACATTCAGTttgtcaatgtgatacaccacattaaagtggaggataaaaatcatatgatctaAATAGatccagaaaaatcatttgacaaaattcaacatccattaaaaaaactcaacaaatagaatgtacctcaatgtaataaaagccgtatatgataagcccacagctaacatcatattcaacagtgaaaaactgtgaggttttcctttaagatcaggaacaagacaagggtaaccactcttgccactcttctTCAACATGGCATTGGAAGCTCTCaccagagaaattaggcaagaaaaagaaaagacatccaAGTtgtctttttgcagatgacatatgcagaaaatcctaaaaggctccaccaaaaaactgttagaactaatattcagtaaagttacagggtacaaaatcaatatacaaatgtCTGAtgaatttctatacattaataacaaagtatcagagaaattaagaaaatcatcccatttataattgcatcaaaagaataacATATATAGGAACACATTTAAGCAatgaggtgaaagacctatatactaaaaactgtaagacatcgatgaaagaaattgaagacaacacataCAAATGGCAAGAATACTCATGGATTGGAggaattatattattaaaataacactactatccaaggcaatctacagattcaatgcaatccctatcaaattaccaatggcatttttcacaggaaaagaacaaataattctacTTTGTATGGAATCaggaaagaccctgaataaccaaaccaatcttgagaagaaagaatacagctggaggtatcacactctctgatttcagactataccacaaaagTCTAGTAATCCAAAGAGCACGCTACTGGCACAAAACTAGACACACagaaaatggaacagaacagagagcccagaaataaaaccacacttaCATtgccaattaatctacaacaaaggatgcaaaaatatacaataaggaaaagatagcctcttcaataatgctgctgggaacattggacagctatatgcaaaagaatcaaattgcAAGAGtatctcacaccatatgcaaaatacactcaaaatggattaaatacttaaatgtaggacctgaaacaataaaacccctagaagagaacatatgcagaacactctttgacactggCCTAGCAATAGttttgtctcctcaggcaagggaaacaaaagaaaaatgaacaaatgggactgcatcaaagTAAActggatagacattttttcccaaagaagacataccaatgACCAACAGACATacgaaaagatgctgaacatcactaatcatcagagaaatgcaaatcaagaccacaaagAAATCATACATCTCAGAATGGCTATCCTCAAAATGAcaaagtgttggtaaggatgtggagaaaagggaagttttTGCTCACTATTGGTGGGATATGTatattggtgcaaccactatgaagaacagtatagagtttcctcaaaaataaaaataaaactatgacatgacccagtaattttacttctgggtatttatttacccaaagaaaacagaaacactaatttaaaaagatatatgtgccccaacattcattgcagcattatttacagtagccaaggtatggaagcaacctaagtgtccaataataaatgaatgaataaacatgatgtgatatatatatatatataatatattagccataaaaatgaaatcttgtcatttgccaTAACATAGATGGATTTAGAGGgtgtcatgctaagtgaaataaaccagacagatgaagacaaataccatatgatctaacttatgtgtggaatttaaacaacagcaacaacagaaagaaaggaatgaagagaggaagaaagaaagaaagaaaagagactcaTAGATATAAACAACAAATGAGTAGTTACCAGAGGATTAGGGATTAGATGATGAGGCAAAATAGgaaagaggattaagaggtacaaaattccagttataaaataaaccacAGGGATATAATACACAGTACaaagaatacagtcaataatattgtaataactttgggAATTGATGGTTATTAGactatggtaatcatttcataatgaatgtaaatgtcaaatcactatgtagtacaacCAAAAGTAACATAATATTGTgcataaactatatttcaattaaaaagtccacactacccaaagcaatatgcAATCCTTATCCaaattctaatggcatttttcatagaattagaagAAACAATACTGAAATTTATAAGGAACAATGGAAGACCCATAATAGccaagcaatattgagaaagaacaaagctggaggcatcaagCTGTCTGATTTCAAattgtactacaaagctacagtaatcaaaaaatatGGTATTGTCATAAAAACAGACAGAGTAATGGAACAGAATACGGTGCCTAGAAATTAACCCACTTATGTATGGTCATTAATTTATGACAAGGTAGCCAAAATATagaatgaggaaaggacagtctcttcaataaatgacattgggaaaattgaacagttacatgcagaagaatgaaaccaGATCACTATttttacatcatacacaaaagttaactaAAGATGGATTAATGACTTGACTGTAAGACCTGgccaaaaaactcctagaagaaaacatagtaagCTCCTCAACACtggtcttgacaatgattttttggatttgacactgaaagaaaaataagtgaaactacatcaaactaaaaagcttttgcacagcaaaggaaaccaacaaaatcaaaggcaacctactgaatgggaaaatatatttgcaaatcatatatctgataagtggtTAGTATACAAAATATTACTAACATTactaatatacaaaataaaactgagtagcaaaaaaaaaaatccaattcaaaaatgagcacagtggatgctaaacaatatgctactaaacaaccaatggatcctgaagaaatcaaagaagaaaaaatacctggagacaaatgaatgaaaacacaatgatccaaaatctatggggtacagcaaaagcagttctaagagggaagtttatggcaagACAAGTCTACCTCAGgacacaagaaaaatctcaaacaagctAACCTTATACCTAGAGTAAgtagaaaaaagagtaaataaaacccaaaattagaagaagaaaggaactcGTAAAGATcgcagcagaaataaatgaaagaaacttaaaaaataatagaaaaggttgatgaaactaaaaggtggttctttgaaaagataaaatttataaacctttagccagactcaccaagggTAAAAGAGAGCATAAAGcaataaaatcagaattaaaaCATGGTAAGGTACAACCAAactaacagaaatacaaaggatcataagagattactatgaacaactattaacaaaacaaaacaaacagagcaACCTAGAaggaatggacaaattcctagaactatacaatcttccaagactgaaccaggaagaaatagaaaatatgaacagactaattaccagtaatgaaattgaatcattaattgaaaaaacttccaacaaaagtccaagaccaggtGGATTCACATGTGAatatcatttagagaagagttaacacctatccttctcaaactattccaaaaaattgaagaggaaggaatgcttctgaactcattctacaaggccaacaTCATCCTGACACCAGGaccagacacacaaaaaagaaaactacaggtcaatatcactgatgaatatagatgcagaattcctcaaaatattagcaaactgaacccAACAATACATGATAAGAAtcacacatcatgatcaagtgagatcTATCCCTGGGATGTAAGAATTTTTCAGtacctgcaaatcaatcaatgtgctacaccacattaacaaactgaacaataaaaattatacggtcatcaacagatacagaaaaaatttttgacaaaactcaacatgaATTTATGATTAAAAGCTCTCCAAAAATTGAGTATAGAGGGAGCATAcatcaacataatgaaggccatatatcaTAAGCCCACAGCTATcaacatactcaatggtgaaaagcagaAAGCGTttctcctaagatcaggaacaagtcaaggatgcccactctcatcacttttagtCAACAGAGTTTTTgaaaccacagcaatcagacaaaaaaaaaaataataataaaaggaatccaaattggaaaggaagaagtataactgtcactgtttgcagatgacataatactatacacagaaaatcctaaaggtgacaccaaaaaaactactagagctcaccaaggaattcagtaaagttgcagaagaCAAACtaatataaagaaatctgttgcatttctgtacactaataaactatcaaagagaaaaattaggagaacaatcccatttacaaatgCATCCAAAGGAATAAATTACCTAGggataaatctaactaaggagctAAAAGACCtggactcagaaaactataagacactgatgaaagaaatagaaatcagcacagatggaaagacatactgtgttcatggattggaagtattaatattgttaaaatgaatactacccaaggcaatctatagagtcaatgcaatccccatcaaaataccaagggcgtttttcaca includes:
- the LOC130850459 gene encoding survival of motor neuron protein-like; its protein translation is MAMGGGGGVPEPEDSVLFRRGTGQSDDSDIWDDTALIKAYDKAVASFKHALKNGDISEASEKPRGTPKRKPAKKSKSQRKNTTTPLKQWKVGDKCSAIWSEDGCVYPAIIASIDFKRETCVVLYTGYGNREEQNLSDLLSPTSEVANNIEENAQENENESQISTDESENSSRSPVNKPSNFKSKAAPWNSFLPPPPHMPGPDLGPGKPGLKFNGPPPPPPPPPHLLS